From the Salarias fasciatus chromosome 16, fSalaFa1.1, whole genome shotgun sequence genome, one window contains:
- the rpe gene encoding ribulose-phosphate 3-epimerase, with the protein MAYSAKIGPSILSSDLSCLGSECVRMMECGADYLHLDVMDGHFVPNITFGHPMVECLRKSVGQDPFFDMHMMVSRPEQWVKPMAAAGANQYTFHLESTTNPGNLIKEIRDSGMKVGLAIKPGTTVEELAPWANHIDMALVMTVEPGFGGQKFMEDMMPKVSWLRNQFPSLDIEVDGGVGPDTIHKCAEAGANMIVSGSAVISSDNPRSVIALLRTAVAEAIQKRSLDR; encoded by the exons ATGGCGTACAGCGCGAAGATCGGGCCGTCCATCCTGAGCAGCGACCTGTCGTGTCTGGGCAGCGAGTGCGTGCGGATGATGGAGTGCGGGGCGGATTATCTGCACCTGGACGTCATGGACGG gcATTTTGTCCCCAACATCACATTTGGACATCCCATGGTGGAGTGCCTGAGGAAGTCAGTGGGCCAGGACCCCTTCTTTG ACATGCACATGATGGTGTCCCGGCCGGAGCAGTGGGTCAAGCCGATGGCTGCAGCGGGCGCCAACCAGTACACCTTCCACTTAGAATCCACCACGAACCCTGGAAACCTCATCAAGGAGATCAGAGACAGTGGCATGaaa GTGGGTTTGGCCATAAAGCCTGGCACtacggtggaggagctggcaCCCTGGGCAAACCACATCGACATGGCTCTGGTCATGACTGTGGAGCCCGGCTTTGGAGGACAGAAGTTTATGGAGGACATGATGCCCAAG GTGAGCTGGCTGCGGAATCAGTTCCCCTCACTAGACATCGAAGTCGACGGCGGCGTCGGACCGGACACCATTCACAAGTGTGCAGAA GCGGGGGCCAACATGATCGTGTCGGGCAGCGCCGTGATCAGCAGTGACAATCCCCGTTCTGTCATTGCCCTCCTGCGCACGGCGGTGGCCGAAGCAATCCAGAAACGCTCGCTGGACCGCTGA